The following coding sequences are from one Arcobacter sp. CECT 8986 window:
- a CDS encoding precorrin-2 dehydrogenase/sirohydrochlorin ferrochelatase family protein has product MKNYIRAKLNYLPTLLNLENKNILVIGGGVIAHRKILSLLDFSTNITVISKEITEELKELIDNYKLTYLQDNYNKGYLQNIDILVVAVDDLKLQEEIYLYTRNKKVLCNFVDFKEYSDFIFPSIIKKGDITVSIATNGQSPAITKELKNYIKSLIPNDIDKFLNSMKVLRNSLPKGEKRMSLLRKKAQEYFNSLKK; this is encoded by the coding sequence ATGAAAAACTATATAAGGGCTAAATTGAACTACTTACCAACATTATTAAACTTGGAAAATAAAAATATATTAGTAATTGGTGGAGGCGTTATTGCTCATAGAAAGATCCTTTCTTTGTTAGATTTTTCAACAAATATAACAGTTATCTCAAAAGAGATTACAGAAGAACTAAAAGAACTAATAGATAATTATAAATTAACATATTTACAAGATAATTACAATAAAGGTTATTTACAGAATATTGATATATTAGTTGTCGCTGTTGATGATTTGAAATTACAAGAAGAGATTTATTTATATACAAGAAATAAAAAAGTTTTATGTAACTTTGTGGATTTTAAAGAGTATAGTGATTTTATCTTTCCTTCAATAATAAAAAAGGGTGATATTACAGTATCTATCGCAACAAATGGCCAATCTCCTGCAATCACAAAAGAGTTGAAAAATTATATAAAAAGTTTAATTCCAAATGATATTGATAAGTTTTTAAATAGTATGAAAGTTTTAAGAAATAGCTTGCCAAAAGGTGAGAAAAGGATGAGCCTTCTAAGAAAAAAGGCTCAAGAAT
- the napA gene encoding nitrate reductase catalytic subunit NapA, which translates to MSLSRRDFLKSSAAASAAAAVGMNIPTPLKAAANKLEGDWRWDKAACRFCGTGCGIMIATKQGKIVAVKGDPAAPVNRGLNCIKGYFNAKIMYGADRLKQPLLRVNEKGEFDKNGKFAPVSWKRAFDEMEVHIKKALKESGPEGVANFASGQYTVMEGYAAQKMMKAGFRSNAIDPNARHCMASAVVGFYQTFGIDEPSGCYDDIELTDTVVTWGSNMAEMHPILWSRVTDRKLSDPQNVKVINLSTYRHRTSDLADIEIIFKPNSDLALWNYIAREIVYNHPEAIDWDFVKEHIVFAASPVNMGYGMRRAGEKSLVDGKYSAKEMEIINKEMKKVVSEDEAPALAAYGYKAGDVMVNKPAGLKHWEISFEEYKKFLEPYDIDYVTKVSKGNPDESDETFKKKIKELADLYIEKNRKVVSFWTMGMNQHTRGTWVNTLAYNVHFLLNKQAKPGSGAFSLTGQPSACGTAREVGTFCHRLPADLMVKVKKHRDICEKAWQIPSETLNPVGNQHIMKIHRDIEDGLVKFAWISVCNPYQDSASASHWIKAARQMDNFIVCSDGYPGISAKVSDLILPTAMIYEKWGAYGNAERRTQHWRQQVLPVGDSMSDTWQWVELSKRFTVKDLWGEYTLRNGKKLPDVIAKAKAMGYDENTSMYDILFANEKAKSYKLDENDPIQKGFDNSEGYGDSRNVVGSDGEVFKGYGFFIQKYLFEEYADFGRGHGHDLADFDTYHRVRGLKWPVVDGKETAWRFNTTYDPYAKKASPNSDFAFYGTLAKALPQGNLKGITNKTKKPLKNKAKIFARPYMDAPEMPDETYPVWLCTGRVLEHWHSGTMTMRVPELYRAVPEALCYMHPEDAKKYDLKQGELAWVESRRGKVKARVETRGRNRPSRGLVFVPWFDEKVFINKVCLDATCPMSKQTDFKKCAVKIYKA; encoded by the coding sequence ATGTCGCTTTCAAGAAGAGATTTTCTTAAAAGTTCGGCCGCAGCTTCAGCAGCAGCAGCAGTTGGGATGAATATACCAACACCTTTAAAAGCAGCAGCTAATAAGCTAGAGGGTGACTGGAGATGGGACAAAGCAGCTTGTCGTTTCTGTGGTACAGGTTGTGGAATTATGATTGCAACAAAACAAGGTAAAATTGTTGCAGTAAAAGGTGATCCAGCAGCTCCTGTAAATAGAGGGCTTAACTGTATAAAAGGTTATTTCAACGCAAAAATTATGTACGGGGCAGATAGATTAAAACAGCCTTTATTAAGAGTAAATGAAAAAGGTGAATTTGACAAAAATGGTAAATTTGCACCAGTTTCATGGAAAAGAGCTTTTGATGAGATGGAAGTTCATATCAAAAAAGCGCTAAAAGAATCAGGACCTGAGGGTGTAGCTAACTTCGCATCTGGACAATATACAGTGATGGAAGGTTATGCAGCACAAAAAATGATGAAAGCAGGTTTTAGAAGTAATGCAATTGATCCAAATGCAAGACACTGTATGGCCTCAGCTGTTGTAGGTTTTTATCAAACTTTTGGTATTGATGAACCAAGTGGATGTTATGATGATATTGAACTTACAGATACTGTTGTAACTTGGGGTTCAAATATGGCAGAAATGCACCCAATTTTATGGTCAAGGGTAACTGATAGAAAATTATCAGACCCTCAAAATGTTAAAGTAATCAATCTTTCAACATACAGACACAGAACTTCAGATTTAGCAGACATAGAAATTATCTTCAAACCAAATTCAGATTTGGCTTTATGGAACTATATTGCAAGAGAGATTGTATATAATCATCCAGAAGCAATTGATTGGGATTTTGTAAAAGAACATATTGTATTTGCTGCAAGTCCAGTAAATATGGGTTATGGTATGAGAAGAGCTGGTGAAAAATCATTAGTTGATGGTAAATACTCTGCAAAAGAGATGGAAATTATAAATAAAGAGATGAAAAAAGTAGTTTCTGAAGATGAAGCTCCTGCATTAGCAGCATATGGATATAAAGCTGGTGATGTTATGGTTAATAAACCTGCTGGACTTAAACACTGGGAAATCTCTTTTGAAGAGTACAAAAAATTCCTTGAGCCTTATGATATTGATTATGTTACAAAAGTATCAAAAGGGAATCCTGATGAATCTGATGAAACATTTAAGAAAAAAATTAAAGAATTAGCAGATTTATATATTGAAAAAAATAGAAAAGTAGTTTCATTTTGGACTATGGGTATGAACCAACACACAAGAGGAACTTGGGTAAATACTTTAGCATATAATGTTCACTTTTTACTAAATAAACAAGCAAAACCAGGTTCAGGTGCATTCTCACTTACAGGACAACCAAGTGCTTGTGGTACTGCAAGAGAAGTAGGAACATTCTGCCATAGATTACCAGCAGATTTAATGGTAAAAGTAAAAAAACATAGAGATATTTGTGAAAAAGCATGGCAAATTCCAAGTGAAACTTTAAATCCAGTTGGAAATCAACACATTATGAAAATTCATAGAGATATTGAAGATGGTCTTGTTAAATTTGCATGGATTAGTGTATGTAACCCATACCAAGATAGTGCAAGTGCAAGTCACTGGATAAAAGCAGCTAGACAAATGGATAACTTTATAGTTTGTTCAGATGGTTATCCTGGTATTTCTGCAAAAGTATCTGACTTAATCTTACCAACAGCAATGATTTATGAAAAATGGGGAGCATATGGTAATGCAGAAAGAAGAACTCAACACTGGAGACAACAAGTATTACCAGTTGGTGATTCAATGTCAGATACTTGGCAATGGGTTGAATTATCAAAAAGATTTACAGTAAAAGATTTATGGGGTGAATATACTCTAAGAAATGGTAAAAAATTACCAGATGTAATAGCAAAAGCTAAAGCAATGGGTTATGATGAAAATACATCAATGTATGATATCTTATTTGCAAATGAAAAAGCTAAATCTTATAAATTAGATGAAAATGATCCAATTCAAAAAGGTTTTGATAACTCTGAAGGATATGGAGATAGTAGAAATGTTGTAGGTAGTGACGGTGAAGTATTTAAAGGTTATGGATTCTTTATTCAAAAATATCTTTTTGAAGAGTATGCAGACTTTGGTAGAGGACATGGTCATGATTTAGCAGATTTTGATACTTATCATAGAGTTAGAGGTTTAAAATGGCCAGTTGTTGATGGTAAAGAAACAGCATGGAGATTTAATACAACATACGATCCATATGCTAAAAAAGCAAGTCCAAATAGTGATTTTGCATTTTATGGTACTTTAGCTAAAGCACTTCCTCAAGGTAACTTAAAAGGAATTACTAATAAAACTAAAAAACCATTAAAAAATAAAGCAAAAATCTTTGCTAGACCATATATGGATGCACCTGAAATGCCAGATGAAACTTATCCAGTTTGGTTATGTACAGGAAGGGTATTAGAACATTGGCATAGTGGAACAATGACTATGAGAGTTCCAGAACTTTATAGAGCAGTACCTGAAGCACTTTGTTATATGCATCCAGAAGATGCTAAAAAATATGATTTAAAACAAGGTGAGTTAGCTTGGGTTGAAAGTAGAAGAGGAAAAGTTAAAGCAAGAGTTGAAACAAGAGGTAGAAATAGACCTTCAAGAGGTTTAGTTTTTGTACCATGGTTTGATGAAAAAGTATTTATCAACAAAGTTTGTTTAGATGCGACTTGTCCTATGTCAAAACAAACAGACTTCAAAAAATGTGCGGTTAAAATTTATAAAGCATAA
- the napG gene encoding ferredoxin-type protein NapG, which yields MDTKKDQKMNRREFFLNGARALGLTALSGLVWSAYVDEVTASSLLLRPPGALDEKEFLKSCIKCGMCVEACPYDTLKLAKPGDNKPIGTPYFVPRDIPCYMCPDIPCVPVCPTDALDIKKVTKDNKLDIKEASMGVAVVDHSSCIAFWGIQCDACYRACPLLGEAITIEYTKNERTGKHAFLKPVVHTDVCTGCGLCEKACVTKKAAIFVLPKEVALGKAGDYYIKGWDKDDEQRLQKATNKINKTKISERKAVDSLNDLGGILDE from the coding sequence ATGGACACAAAGAAAGATCAAAAAATGAATAGAAGAGAATTCTTTTTAAATGGTGCTAGAGCTTTAGGGCTTACTGCACTTAGTGGACTTGTTTGGAGTGCTTATGTTGATGAAGTAACTGCTTCATCATTACTTCTAAGACCACCAGGAGCACTTGATGAAAAAGAGTTCTTGAAATCATGTATCAAATGTGGTATGTGTGTTGAAGCATGTCCATATGATACTTTAAAATTAGCAAAACCAGGAGATAACAAACCAATTGGAACTCCATATTTTGTTCCAAGAGATATTCCTTGTTATATGTGTCCTGATATTCCATGTGTACCTGTTTGTCCAACAGATGCACTAGATATAAAAAAAGTAACAAAAGATAATAAACTAGATATAAAAGAAGCATCTATGGGTGTTGCTGTGGTTGACCATAGTAGTTGTATCGCATTTTGGGGTATTCAATGTGACGCATGTTACAGAGCTTGTCCATTATTGGGTGAAGCAATAACTATTGAATATACAAAAAATGAAAGAACAGGAAAACATGCATTTTTAAAACCTGTTGTACATACAGATGTTTGTACTGGTTGTGGATTGTGTGAAAAAGCATGTGTGACAAAAAAAGCAGCTATTTTTGTTCTACCTAAAGAGGTTGCATTAGGTAAAGCTGGAGATTACTATATCAAAGGTTGGGATAAAGATGATGAACAAAGATTACAAAAAGCAACAAACAAAATAAATAAAACAAAAATTAGTGAAAGAAAAGCTGTTGATTCACTTAATGATTTAGGAGGAATTTTAGATGAATAA
- the napH gene encoding quinol dehydrogenase ferredoxin subunit NapH, translating to MNNLIFKHRFLIARRITQITIMFLYFAANAWGFNFLMGNLSSSKILNTIPLSDPYAVLQMFAAGAVISADVLGGVFIIVLFYMFFGGRAFCSYVCPVNMITDLSNYIRRRFGFNKIQKRQPASRNIRYYVLALSLVISFIMGYAAFEFISPVAMIQRGIVFGLGFGWAAILIIFLFDLFVLKNGWCGHICPIGGFYSLIGRFSFIRVHHNHEKCTACMKCKEVCPESQVLFMITKDSLPVTSGECTNCGRCVEVCDDEALNFSIKNYKRK from the coding sequence ATGAATAATTTAATCTTTAAACATAGATTCCTAATAGCAAGAAGAATCACACAAATTACTATAATGTTTTTATATTTTGCTGCAAATGCTTGGGGATTTAATTTCCTAATGGGAAATTTAAGTTCATCAAAAATATTAAATACCATTCCACTTAGTGATCCATATGCAGTACTTCAAATGTTTGCAGCAGGAGCAGTAATATCTGCTGATGTATTAGGTGGAGTTTTTATTATTGTTTTATTTTATATGTTCTTTGGTGGTAGAGCTTTTTGCTCTTATGTATGTCCTGTAAATATGATTACGGATTTAAGTAATTATATTAGAAGAAGATTTGGTTTTAACAAAATCCAAAAAAGACAGCCAGCAAGTAGAAATATAAGATATTATGTATTAGCACTTAGTTTAGTTATATCATTTATTATGGGATATGCAGCATTTGAGTTTATTTCACCAGTTGCGATGATACAAAGAGGAATAGTTTTTGGTTTAGGTTTTGGTTGGGCAGCAATTTTAATTATATTTTTATTTGATCTTTTTGTTTTAAAAAATGGTTGGTGCGGTCATATTTGTCCTATTGGTGGATTTTATTCACTAATTGGAAGATTTAGTTTCATAAGAGTACATCATAATCATGAGAAATGTACTGCTTGTATGAAATGTAAAGAGGTATGTCCTGAATCACAAGTACTATTTATGATAACAAAAGACTCACTACCTGTAACATCAGGAGAGTGTACAAATTGCGGAAGATGTGTTGAAGTTTGTGATGACGAAGCACTTAACTTTTCGATAAAAAATTATAAAAGGAAATAA
- a CDS encoding nitrate reductase cytochrome c-type subunit, with translation MKLTSITLGIATAAAIFIAGCATSQKTISEESLGLRKTDLYTEQSTVASKTMYKEEAPGTSKRIERSYENAPPMIPHSVEGMLPITINNNMCTTCHLPGIAESMNATPIPKTHFTNYRPDTKLDKKGDIIKDGKIVRNTSDLKLAKEKKLDTLSGARFNCSQCHAPQSKGQLVKNNFKPDFREAGSKNSSDLIQKMDEGVK, from the coding sequence ATGAAGTTAACTAGTATAACTTTAGGTATTGCAACAGCTGCAGCTATATTTATTGCAGGGTGTGCAACTAGTCAAAAAACTATCAGTGAAGAATCATTAGGTCTTAGAAAAACTGATTTATATACAGAGCAATCAACTGTTGCAAGTAAAACTATGTATAAAGAAGAAGCACCAGGAACAAGTAAAAGAATTGAGAGATCATATGAAAATGCACCTCCAATGATTCCACATAGTGTTGAAGGAATGTTACCAATAACAATAAATAATAATATGTGTACAACTTGTCATTTACCAGGAATTGCTGAGTCAATGAATGCAACACCAATTCCTAAAACACACTTTACTAATTATAGACCAGATACAAAATTAGATAAAAAAGGTGATATTATAAAAGATGGTAAAATTGTAAGAAATACTTCTGATCTTAAATTAGCAAAAGAGAAAAAATTAGATACACTATCAGGAGCTAGATTTAATTGTAGTCAATGCCATGCTCCTCAATCAAAAGGTCAATTAGTTAAAAATAACTTCAAACCAGACTTTAGAGAAGCAGGAAGTAAAAACTCATCTGATTTAATTCAAAAAATGGATGAGGGTGTTAAATAA
- a CDS encoding ferredoxin-type protein NapF encodes MKRRDFFSSLKSSKKEEENIIRPPYFKEESLFKDACFECEGLCAKACEEEIIFIKEDKTPKLDFSSSGCTYCDECANSCPNEVLDIEYKKNIDVNISIDILKCLSWNQTMCFSCKDPCLDDAIDFLAMFRPEINSNCTSCGFCIKYCPVEAIKIGA; translated from the coding sequence ATGAAAAGAAGAGATTTTTTTAGTTCATTAAAATCATCAAAAAAAGAAGAAGAAAATATAATAAGACCTCCTTATTTTAAAGAAGAGAGTCTATTTAAAGATGCCTGTTTTGAGTGTGAAGGTTTATGTGCAAAAGCATGTGAAGAAGAGATTATTTTTATAAAAGAAGATAAAACTCCAAAACTAGACTTTAGCTCTTCTGGTTGTACTTATTGTGATGAGTGTGCTAATAGTTGTCCAAATGAAGTTTTAGATATAGAATATAAAAAAAACATAGATGTAAATATTTCAATAGATATTTTAAAATGTCTAAGTTGGAATCAAACAATGTGTTTTTCTTGTAAAGACCCATGTTTAGATGATGCAATAGATTTTTTAGCAATGTTTAGACCTGAAATAAATAGTAACTGTACTTCATGTGGATTTTGTATAAAATATTGTCCAGTTGAAGCTATAAAAATAGGAGCATAG
- a CDS encoding WD40 repeat domain-containing protein yields MTFFRIILIFSLFFAFTNASTIIKPQQILNTSGGVTDIVINKDKLYASTTSGTIDIFDIKSKKLLNKIQVPKTVDFMGDEIDAKIYSVDVLNNKILILSQGKKGGRNVFLYEDNKLSKVIDETKRLFISKAKFISKDKIIYSLLSNQFFLFDLSKKQNIYERQISQSRFSDFSLNDDKSKIILADESGVLHEYQISNGRFIRNFKNQNLDNVYQVDWKKDTIITAGQDRRSVVYNETTQNAYYKKSDFLVYSCGLSPNSHYAGYSSDELNTVTIFNTLTQTNMYKLIDNKMLITNIIFLNNNEIFVSSDDSKINYYKIKD; encoded by the coding sequence ATGACTTTTTTTAGAATAATACTTATATTTTCACTATTTTTTGCTTTTACAAATGCAAGTACAATTATAAAACCTCAACAAATATTAAATACCTCAGGTGGCGTAACAGATATTGTTATAAATAAAGATAAACTTTATGCCTCAACAACAAGTGGAACAATAGATATTTTTGATATCAAAAGTAAAAAACTTCTAAATAAAATTCAAGTACCCAAAACAGTTGATTTTATGGGAGATGAAATAGATGCAAAAATATATAGTGTTGATGTACTAAACAACAAAATTCTTATTTTATCACAAGGTAAAAAAGGTGGAAGAAATGTATTTTTATATGAAGATAATAAATTATCAAAAGTAATAGATGAAACAAAAAGACTATTTATTTCTAAAGCAAAATTCATTTCAAAAGATAAAATTATATATTCACTTCTTAGTAATCAATTCTTTTTATTTGACTTATCAAAAAAACAGAATATTTATGAAAGACAAATTTCACAGTCAAGGTTTTCTGATTTTAGTCTAAATGATGATAAATCAAAAATTATATTAGCTGATGAGAGTGGAGTATTGCACGAATACCAGATTTCAAATGGAAGATTTATTAGAAACTTTAAAAATCAAAATTTAGATAATGTATATCAAGTTGATTGGAAAAAAGATACAATCATAACAGCAGGTCAAGATAGAAGAAGTGTAGTTTATAATGAAACTACACAAAATGCATATTATAAAAAAAGCGATTTTTTGGTTTATAGTTGTGGACTTAGTCCTAATTCTCATTATGCTGGATATTCAAGTGATGAATTAAATACAGTAACTATTTTTAATACACTAACACAAACAAATATGTATAAATTAATAGATAATAAAATGTTAATTACAAATATCATTTTTTTAAATAATAATGAAATATTTGTTTCTAGTGATGATAGTAAAATTAATTATTATAAAATAAAGGATTAA
- a CDS encoding chaperone NapD — MNISSIVVQTLPKYVDEVVKNLKNCEACDYHIHDEQGRIIITIEGKNVEEELSKLRVVEQIEHVISADMQMAYSEEELNEHMEVLENSDVVPTILNDDDVKPEDIIYSGDLKKKNIQGFAKHFDKIGK; from the coding sequence ATGAACATATCAAGTATAGTAGTTCAAACTCTTCCAAAATATGTAGATGAAGTAGTAAAAAATCTTAAAAATTGTGAAGCATGTGATTATCATATACATGATGAACAAGGAAGAATTATTATTACTATTGAAGGTAAAAATGTTGAAGAAGAGTTATCTAAACTAAGAGTAGTTGAACAAATAGAACATGTAATTAGTGCAGATATGCAAATGGCATATAGTGAAGAAGAGTTAAATGAGCATATGGAAGTTCTTGAAAATTCTGATGTTGTTCCAACTATATTAAATGATGATGATGTAAAACCAGAAGATATTATATATAGTGGAGATTTAAAAAAGAAAAATATTCAAGGGTTTGCTAAACATTTTGACAAAATAGGAAAATAA
- a CDS encoding PAS domain-containing protein, whose product MQTEYTQSEFLIETIVPKDELIVSRTDLKGNITYANETFARISGYEVEELLGKPHNCVRHPDMPKKIFEELWSSLQKNNSWEGVIKNLRKDKGFYWVYAQISVVKKDNKIVEYKSIRTPISFQDKIKYQKLYDRIKEESKEPKRVVIYK is encoded by the coding sequence ATGCAAACAGAATATACTCAAAGTGAGTTCTTAATAGAAACAATTGTTCCAAAAGATGAATTAATAGTTTCAAGAACTGATTTAAAAGGAAATATCACATATGCAAATGAGACATTTGCAAGAATTAGTGGATATGAAGTAGAAGAACTACTTGGTAAACCACACAATTGTGTTAGACATCCAGATATGCCAAAAAAAATATTCGAAGAGTTATGGAGTAGTTTACAAAAAAATAATTCTTGGGAAGGTGTAATTAAAAATCTTAGAAAAGATAAAGGATTTTATTGGGTATATGCACAAATTAGTGTTGTAAAAAAAGATAACAAAATAGTTGAATACAAATCAATCAGAACACCTATTTCTTTTCAAGACAAAATCAAATATCAAAAACTTTATGACAGAATAAAAGAAGAGTCAAAAGAGCCTAAAAGAGTGGTTATCTACAAATAA
- a CDS encoding amino acid ABC transporter substrate-binding protein yields MKLLKSLSIGIATLTLATTVASADTLETTIKNGTLSCGLSTGLPGFASPDSNGVWKGIDVDECRAVAAAVLGDANKVKYAHLNAKERFTALSSGEVDVLSRNTTWTATRDSSLGVNFAGVNFYDGQGFLVKKDLGVKSAKELDGATFCIQAGTTTELNLTDYFKANKMQYTPITYDTSAQTIEGFKAGRCDALTSDSSQLYSLRTTLKDPSSTIVLPEIISKEPLGPVVRQGDDKWFNIVKWSHIALLNAEELGVNSKNVDEMLKSNNPAVKRLLGVTGDIGKNLGLDPKWAYNIIKQVGNYQEIFDRNVGKDSPLKISRGLNKLWKDGGLQYGAPIR; encoded by the coding sequence ATGAAATTACTTAAGTCTTTGTCTATTGGAATTGCTACTTTAACTTTAGCAACAACTGTCGCTAGTGCAGATACACTTGAAACAACGATTAAAAATGGTACATTAAGTTGTGGATTAAGTACTGGTCTTCCTGGTTTTGCATCTCCTGATTCAAATGGAGTATGGAAAGGTATAGATGTAGATGAATGTAGAGCTGTTGCTGCTGCTGTTTTAGGTGATGCAAATAAAGTAAAATATGCACACTTAAATGCAAAAGAGAGGTTTACAGCACTATCAAGTGGTGAAGTTGATGTATTATCTAGAAATACAACTTGGACAGCTACAAGAGATTCATCTTTAGGTGTTAACTTTGCAGGTGTTAATTTCTACGATGGTCAAGGATTTTTAGTAAAAAAAGATTTAGGTGTTAAATCTGCAAAAGAGCTTGATGGAGCTACTTTTTGTATTCAAGCAGGAACAACAACTGAATTAAATCTAACTGATTATTTTAAAGCAAATAAGATGCAGTATACTCCAATCACATATGATACTTCTGCTCAAACTATTGAAGGATTTAAAGCTGGGAGATGTGATGCTTTAACATCTGACTCATCTCAATTATACTCTTTAAGAACTACATTAAAAGACCCTAGTTCTACAATAGTTTTACCAGAGATTATCTCAAAAGAACCATTAGGACCTGTTGTAAGACAAGGTGATGATAAATGGTTTAATATTGTTAAATGGTCACATATTGCATTATTAAATGCAGAAGAGTTAGGAGTAAACTCAAAAAATGTTGATGAAATGCTAAAATCAAATAATCCTGCTGTTAAAAGACTTCTTGGTGTGACAGGAGATATTGGTAAAAATTTAGGATTAGATCCTAAATGGGCATACAATATTATCAAACAAGTTGGTAATTACCAAGAGATATTTGATAGAAATGTAGGTAAAGATTCTCCACTTAAAATTTCAAGAGGTTTAAATAAACTTTGGAAAGATGGTGGTCTTCAATATGGAGCTCCAATTAGATAA
- a CDS encoding amino acid ABC transporter permease: MMKNRKKPQSNVAFYNNPEKRAIIYQVLALAGIFLFTYFILNNMFINIEKRGINTGFDFLGNEAGFGIIQSLIHYDESNTHGKVFVVGILNTILVSAISIVFATIIGLLIGVGRLSKNWMISKLSMIYVETFRNIPVLLQILFWYNVVLASLPGPRQSLSYFDTIFFNNRGLYIPKPILESGFIAVFIAFILAIVAVVYLVKWAKKKHENTGENFPIFFTSLAILVLSPTIVFFISGSPASLDYPALKGFNFRGGWSLIPELLALSFALSIYTATYIAEAVRAGIESVPKGQQEAAQALGLKDYVILKKVVLPQALRVIIPPVINQYLNLTKNSSLATAIGYPELVTIFAGTTLNVVGQAIEIILMTMAVYLTLSIIISIAMNYLNKKMEIKER; the protein is encoded by the coding sequence ATGATGAAAAATAGAAAAAAGCCTCAATCAAATGTAGCTTTTTATAATAACCCCGAAAAACGAGCAATTATCTATCAAGTATTAGCATTAGCTGGTATATTTTTATTTACTTATTTTATTTTAAATAATATGTTTATAAATATTGAAAAACGTGGGATTAATACAGGATTCGATTTTTTAGGAAATGAAGCAGGATTTGGTATTATTCAATCATTAATTCACTATGATGAATCAAATACTCATGGAAAAGTTTTTGTTGTTGGTATTTTAAATACTATATTAGTATCTGCTATTAGTATAGTTTTTGCTACAATAATTGGACTTTTAATAGGAGTTGGAAGACTTTCTAAAAACTGGATGATTTCAAAATTATCTATGATTTATGTTGAAACATTTAGAAATATTCCTGTACTTTTACAAATACTGTTTTGGTATAATGTTGTATTAGCCTCATTGCCTGGCCCTAGGCAATCATTATCATACTTTGATACAATTTTCTTTAATAATAGAGGATTATATATTCCTAAACCTATTTTAGAAAGTGGATTTATTGCTGTTTTTATTGCATTTATTTTAGCAATTGTTGCTGTTGTTTACTTAGTAAAATGGGCAAAGAAAAAACATGAAAATACAGGGGAAAACTTTCCTATATTTTTCACTTCATTAGCTATTTTAGTACTAAGTCCAACAATAGTATTTTTTATAAGTGGTTCTCCCGCATCACTTGATTATCCAGCACTTAAAGGATTTAACTTTAGAGGTGGTTGGAGTTTAATTCCTGAACTACTAGCTTTATCTTTTGCTCTTAGTATCTATACAGCAACATATATAGCTGAAGCTGTTAGAGCAGGAATTGAATCTGTTCCAAAAGGACAACAAGAAGCAGCGCAAGCACTAGGATTAAAAGACTATGTTATTTTAAAAAAAGTTGTTCTTCCTCAAGCACTTAGAGTTATTATTCCACCTGTAATTAATCAATATCTAAATCTTACAAAAAACTCATCACTTGCAACTGCAATTGGTTATCCAGAATTAGTAACAATTTTTGCAGGAACAACTTTAAATGTTGTAGGACAAGCTATTGAGATAATTTTGATGACAATGGCTGTATATTTAACATTAAGTATTATCATATCAATTGCTATGAACTATCTTAATAAAAAAATGGAAATAAAGGAGAGATAA